The Streptomyces kanamyceticus DNA segment CCGCGACGGACCGCCCCTGTAGGAACAACCCGCCTCGGCTTCGGCTGTGGGACAGGGCCGCGCCGCTGTGGGCAATCGTGCCGCTGGGCGGCACGGGTGGGCACAGCCCCCGTCGCCGAGGAGCGGGAACGGGAGCACAAAACACGGCGCGGGCGGGGGTGGGGACACCCCCACCGGCCCGCAGCCGCCCGCGCTCCCGAGGGGACGTGGGGGTATGTGCGAACGGAGCACAGTGGAGACCGAGGCACGGAAGCAAGCCCTATTGGCCCCCGCCCCGGGATGGCGAGTACGCACATACCCCCGCGGCCCCGCCCCCAAGACGAACCCAAGGCGACACCAGCCCCGACCCCGAGGGACGCTACTCCGTGCAACCCGTCTGGCCAGACGCCAGCGTCGCGCACGCCTTCGCCGCCGTGCCGTTCTTCACCGCCACCATCGGCGTATACGCGTCGAAGTTCTTGTCCACAGTCCCGCTCTGCTTGGCCCCCGCACCCCCACCGCTCCCGGTGATCTCCACCGTGTCCCCGGGCGCCGCCTGCGTGATCCGCGCCCAAGCGGCCTCGCACACCTTGCTGAACCGCACCTCGATCACCGTCTTGCCGATCAAGGCCCGCGACGTCGTCTTCGCCAGCTCCCCGCCGCACCCCATGTTCTCGGGATCCTTGCCCGCGCAGTCCGTCCCGCGGCACTCGACCCCCGCGGGCAACTTCGCACCGCTGGAGCTGGGCGTCGCCGACGGCTGCGCCTCGTTCCCCTTGTCGTCGCCGCCCCGCGTCAGAAACACAGCCGCGGCAATGACGACCAGCGCACCCACGACCCCCGCGAGAAACATCGTCAGCTTCCTGCGCCGCCGCTGCTTGTCAGGAGACCCGACCTCTTCTTCCCGCTGCGGCACCGCGCCGAAGGCCGACGCGGAGACATCCCCGTACGAAGACGAAGGAGCACCGAAACCACCACCAGCCGGAGCTGGATCCGGAGCTGGAGCTGGAGCTGGAGCCGGGCGCTGCGGCGGCACCGTGGGCGAGACCCCGGCCGGTCCAGCGACCCCCGTCGCGCTCCCGAGCCCCCCGCCCCCGTTCCGCGCAGCCGCCCCGTCCCCCTTCGACTTGGACGACTTGGACAACTTCGACGAGCCCGTCGGATTCTGCCCCAACTCCCCCAGCGCGGCCCGCGCCTGCGAGATCCGTATCGCCTGCATCGTCATGTCGTGCCGCTGCTCGGACCGGCTCCACGCCCGCTCCGCCAGCTCCCACATGGTGATGAGGTGCACCGGCTGCGTTCCGGTCACCTCGGCGAGCGCGACGATCGCCCCCTTGGGCGCGAGCAGCCGCCCGTTCAGATAGCGCTCCCACGACGTCTTGCTGTAGCCGGTCCTGTCGGAGACCGCCGCGATGCTCAGCCCACTGCGGTCGACGAGCCTGCGCAACTGGCTGGCGAACTCCCTGACCTGCGGGTCGAGCTCATCCGGTAGCGCCTTCCAACGAGGCATTGCTCCCCCTATTCCCCCCGTACGTGCCTGTCCTGCCCCCGCGCGTCCGTCTTGCCGCCATCCCGTTCTGGACTACCCAGAGGGATGCGCAAAGTCAGGATCTCAGTTCCCGCCGTGGGGGCGCACGGGAGCATTCGGGCCACTGGCGTGCGGCGTCACACCCCCCGCGATCCGCGGAACAGTGTCCCACCGCCGTCCCGCTCCACGATGCGGAACCCCTGGCAGCGGTCCGGGACGTCACCAAGCATCTGGATTACCCCGATTACCCCGATTACGAGAGTTGCCCCTTCCTTCCGCTCGTGCGGAGATCGGACCAAGCTCGTTGCACGCCTCGAACACCGTTGCGGAATGGTCACCTCCGTGCCACAGGGGCCGGTCATCCCTTGTCCGTGGTTGGCGGGTCCATGACTCTGGATCTCGAGCGAAACGCATCGCTTACATCGGCTGATTCCCACCGGAACCAGCGCGCTGACCGGCGGCGTTCGTCCTCCCACGGGGGTGAGGACGGGCGCCGTCTCAGGTTTACGCAACCCGTCCCACGAAAGGGTCGAAGAACCGCACACCGGCCATGTCCTGCAGCGCGGGAGCGCGGCGGATCGACAGAGTTCGTGAGGAAGAACGACGCAACGCGTGCAGCAGCGCATGCGGTAACCAGCAGCGCATGCGGCGCACACACCTCACGAAGGGCCCGGACATGACATACGGCAAGCGTCTCGCCCGCCTCACCACCGGCGCACTCGCCGCCTCCGCCCTCCTCGCCACCGGCCTCGCCACGGCCCCCGCCGCAACTGCGGCCCCAGTCACGGCGATCCAAGGCACCGCGCCGTCCTGCGTGAAGCGGGACGTCATCAAGCACAAGAAGTACGTGAAGGTGACCAACCTCTGCGGTGAGGCCATGCACCTGAAGGTCGTCATCGACTGGGGCAACGACTCGCCGTGCCTGACGTACCAGCACGGCGAGCAGTGGGAGTGGAACTGGGGCCGCGGCTCGTACGGCAAGGTCGTCACCTGCTGAACCGCGAGGTGGCCACCGGCTGAACCGTGAGGTGACCACCCGCTGAACCACCCGGGCCCGCCGCCGAACCGGAACGCGGGCCCCCTCACCCCCCAGGCGTAACGAGCCCCGTCTCGTACGCCACCACCACGGCCTGCGCCCTGCTGTCCAGGTCGAGCTTGCTCATCGTGCGGTTGAGGTGGGTCTTGACCGTGGCCTCGCTGATGTAGAGCCGCTCCGCGATCTCCGCGTTGGTCAGACCGCGCGCGATGAGCTTCAGGACCTCGACCTCCCGCAGCGTCAACGCCCCCAGATCGGGGGGCGGTTCGTCGCCCGCGCCACCGGGCCCCGCCGCCTGCCGCGCGAACGCCTCGACCAGGCGCCGCGTCACGCTGGGCGCGAAGAGCGCGTCGCCGCCGCCGACCGCCGCCACCGCGGCGAGCAGCCGTTCGGGTCCGGAGTCCTTGAGCAGGAACCCGGAGGCTCCGGCCCGCAGCGCCCCGTACACGTACTCGTCGAGGTCGAAGGTGGTGAGCACCAGGACGCGCGGCGCCGGTTCGGGCGACTGCGCGAGGATCTTCGTGGTCGCGGTGATGCCGCTCATGCCCGGCATCCTGATGTCCATGAGGATCACGTCGGGCCGGGTCCGCGCGGCGAGCTCGACCGCCTCGGCGCCGTCGCCCGCCTCGCCGACGACCTCGATGCCCGGCGCAGCTCTGAGGAGCCCCACCAGACCCGCGCGGATGAGGAACTGGTCGTCTACGACGAGCACTTTGATGCAGCCGGTCATCCGGTCATTCCGTAGCGTCGTCCCCCTGCGCTGCGGCCCGCGCCGAGGTCGGCAGGGTGAGTCGCACGGCGAACCCTCCCTCGCTCAGCGGGCCGATGCTGATCGTCCCGCCGTAGAGCTTGGCCCGCTCCCGCATCCCAAGCAAGCCGTGCCCGCTACCGGTCCGTAGTCTGTCCGGAATCACCTCCTGGCCGCCGGACGGACGGGAGTTGGTGACGGACACCTCGATGTGCTGGCGCAGATAGCCGAGTTGGACGGTAGCGGCGGCGCCGGGGGCGTGCTTGATGACGTTGGTCAGCGCCTCCTGGACCACGCGGTACGCGCAGAGTTCGACGCCGGGCGCGACCTCGCGCGGCGTGCCGGTGACGCGCAGTTCGACGGGGAGGCCCCCGGCGCTCACCCGCTCCGCCATCTCGCCGAGCCTGGCGAGTCCGGGCATGGGCGCGTCGGGGGCCTCGGATCCGTCCTCGCCGTCATCGGGCCCTGACCGCAGCACGCGCAGCATGCGGCGCAGCTCTTCGAGGGCCTCGCCGCTGGTCCCCGAGATGGTGCCGAGGGCCGCGTGCGCGGTGGTGGGGTCGGAGGCGAAGACGAACCGCGCGAGGCCCGCCTGCACGGATATCACCGACATGTGGTGAGCGACGACGTCGTGCAGTTCGCGGGCGATCCGCCCGCGCTCCTCGGCGACCTCGCGCCGGGCCCTCTCGTCCTGCTCGCGCTTCAACTGCCGCGCCAGCTCGGCCGATTGACGTGCGACGTAACCGAAGCGCCACAGCACGAGCGAGAAGCCGACGGCCTGTCCGACGACGGACGCCATCACGGCGTCCTCGCTGATCAGACCGGCGTAGATCCATACGGCGGACATCAGCCCCGCACCGGGCAGGGAGACGCGGACGGGGTACACGGACGCAACCGTATAGACGGCGATCATGGGCCCGAAGGTGTTCACGACGGGCCAGTAGCCCAGCGTGACGTACACGACGCACGCCAGGTGGACGACGAGCAGGACCGTGAGCGGCGCCCGGCTCCTGAACACGGCGGGCAGGTTGACAAGACCCACCAATATGTAAGCCCTGGCGTCGAGTTCAGGCCATCCCTGCCGTACGGACTCCTGCCCGAGCAGCACGGCCACCGTGGTCAGGGCGACCGCGATGAGCGCGTCGACGACTAGGGGGTGGATCCGCATCGCCGCAGCGTAACTCGCGTCCTTGCGGCGTCACGTCAACCAGCGGCGGTACCGCGAAAGTTGGAGGAACCGCGCGGCTACCGCAGAGGGTGACCCCGACGTCCAACCAGCACGCGATGACGCGGGCCTGGCGAGTCCGTAGGTTCGGGTGGGAGCAGGCAGGGCCGCGACGCACGAGAGCGGCCGTCCGAACGGCGATGGCCCGTCCTCACCGGGGGAAGGACGGGCCATGGCCACTCAAGCGGCGCGGTCGAGCGGCGCGGTTCAGATCGTGTAGTGCAGCGTGTCGTCCAGGAACGGGATCTCCAGGATCGGGTCCGGCTGCGCCATCATCGCGAGGAGCACGATCGCCCCGCCGAGCACGCCGTACGT contains these protein-coding regions:
- a CDS encoding response regulator, with product MTGCIKVLVVDDQFLIRAGLVGLLRAAPGIEVVGEAGDGAEAVELAARTRPDVILMDIRMPGMSGITATTKILAQSPEPAPRVLVLTTFDLDEYVYGALRAGASGFLLKDSGPERLLAAVAAVGGGDALFAPSVTRRLVEAFARQAAGPGGAGDEPPPDLGALTLREVEVLKLIARGLTNAEIAERLYISEATVKTHLNRTMSKLDLDSRAQAVVVAYETGLVTPGG
- a CDS encoding helix-turn-helix domain-containing protein; this encodes MPRWKALPDELDPQVREFASQLRRLVDRSGLSIAAVSDRTGYSKTSWERYLNGRLLAPKGAIVALAEVTGTQPVHLITMWELAERAWSRSEQRHDMTMQAIRISQARAALGELGQNPTGSSKLSKSSKSKGDGAAARNGGGGLGSATGVAGPAGVSPTVPPQRPAPAPAPAPDPAPAGGGFGAPSSSYGDVSASAFGAVPQREEEVGSPDKQRRRRKLTMFLAGVVGALVVIAAAVFLTRGGDDKGNEAQPSATPSSSGAKLPAGVECRGTDCAGKDPENMGCGGELAKTTSRALIGKTVIEVRFSKVCEAAWARITQAAPGDTVEITGSGGGAGAKQSGTVDKNFDAYTPMVAVKNGTAAKACATLASGQTGCTE
- a CDS encoding sensor histidine kinase, producing MRIHPLVVDALIAVALTTVAVLLGQESVRQGWPELDARAYILVGLVNLPAVFRSRAPLTVLLVVHLACVVYVTLGYWPVVNTFGPMIAVYTVASVYPVRVSLPGAGLMSAVWIYAGLISEDAVMASVVGQAVGFSLVLWRFGYVARQSAELARQLKREQDERARREVAEERGRIARELHDVVAHHMSVISVQAGLARFVFASDPTTAHAALGTISGTSGEALEELRRMLRVLRSGPDDGEDGSEAPDAPMPGLARLGEMAERVSAGGLPVELRVTGTPREVAPGVELCAYRVVQEALTNVIKHAPGAAATVQLGYLRQHIEVSVTNSRPSGGQEVIPDRLRTGSGHGLLGMRERAKLYGGTISIGPLSEGGFAVRLTLPTSARAAAQGDDATE